The Flavobacteriales bacterium genomic sequence GCGATCCGACTGTGGGCATACAATGGCCCCAGGTCCTCTACAAAACCCGCTATTTCCACATTGGGGATGGATTTACTGGCCTTTTCAATGCGATTGTCCCTTTGTTTTCCAGCAATGACCAGGTGTATCCCGGGGTCTTTCTGAACCACTTGCGCCCACACATGGGATAAAAACCAAAGCAAACCGTCAATATTGGGTTCCCACCACAAAGACCCTACAAACAAAACCTGTTTGGGAGTATGGCTGAAATCCATTTCCGGCCAGGATAACATTTCATCGTTTCCCAAATGATAGGTACCCGTAAAATGAGAAGTGTCCAATCCCTCCCTTTTCAGTACGTCCCGGTCATTTTCGGATGCAAGTACGAGATCCGATCTTCGGATGTATTCCTTTTCCTTTCTTAAAACCCTGCCGGCCTCCCATCGTGTTACAAGTTTCTTTGGCCATGACGTTTCTTCGATGCTATGTCTCTTCCAAAGCAGGAACTCCGCGTTGTGTGTATGTAAAACAACTTTACATGGAGGTACCTCAGGGACATAACAGAACATTTCATAATGATCCACAAACAAGATGTCGCAATCCATGGCGTATTCATTCACAACTTCTGCGACCTCCTTGTCGTAATTCCTGTAAATCGGCAGGGGGGTTCTTTTCAGGATGCTTTGGAGGTAGCTGGAAGCATTGCGCGGAATGTCTACAGCCTTTGAAAAATAACGAGCCGGACGGAGTTTATCCAACATGTCTGCTTCGCCCTCACTCGTTTGTCCTTTTTTCAGACAAACAAGACTCAGCTCATGGGTTTGCGCGAAATACTCCAGCAACTTCCATGTCTTGATCGTGCCACCACTTGCAGGAGGGAAGGGAATTTCATGTGTGATGAAGAGCATTCGCTTTTTCATGGGATGAGGTTGACCTCCCTTTCCAAAGTCACTCCGAATTTCCGGTGCACGTCGTGCATCATCATTTCTGACAACCGGAGGATATCTGATCCGCTTCCGTGCCCATGGTTCACCAATACCAGTGCTTGTCGTTTGTGTACACCTACCTCTCCTTCTCGGTGGCCTTTCCAGCCCGCTTGCTCAATCAGCCAGCCCGCGGCCAGCTTGACCTGACCGTTTTCCTGCGGGTATACCGGCATGTCAGGATGAAGTGTCTTTAATTGATTTGCAAGCCCTGCATCGATCACCGGATTCTTAAAGAAACTTCCGGCATTGCCTATTTCCGAAGGATCGGGGAGTTTGCTTCGTCGGATGCGGCATACGGCTTCGCTTACATCGCGTATTGCAGGGTGCGAGATCCCAGCCTTCTCCAGTTCTTCCACCAGGTTGCCATAGGCTATATGAACAACGGGATGCTTGCTCAGTCGCAAGAGGATGGATGTAATCACATACTGATCTTTTGCTGCATGTTTGAATATGCTTTCCCTGTATCCGAAGGCACAGGATGTCCGGTCAAATGTTTTTATCTCACCTGATTCAATGTGCAATGCCTCCAGGCTCTCGAAAACATCCTGCAGTTCCGCACCGTAAGCACCAATGTTCTGCATGGGCGCAGCACCTGCACTTCCAGGAATCAGCGACAGGTTTTCGATGCCGCCCCATCCGTGTTCAACCGCAAACATCACCACTTCATGCCAGATTTCACCACCGGCCGCACGCAGCCATACATGTTCATCGTCCTCGCGTTCCACCGAAATGCCTTTGATCCCGTTGAGCAGAACCACACCTCGGTAGTCATTTCTGAACAGCACATTGCTGCCACCACCCAGGATGAGTTTCGGGAGATCTTGGAAACGCGTATCCCGGAAAGCATTCCGGAAATCCTCCACCGAATCGCAACGGATAAGGTACCGGGCTTGTACCTGGCAATGGAATGTATGGTAGGGAACCAGGGATATGTTTTCCTGCAACATCATAAACAGCGGGCAACAAAAATAGGGCATAAGTTCGTTTCTTTACCCAACCGCTCGCAAGAAGATGGAAAACAGGCAACGTATTTGCTTTTGTGTCACCAATGACCTGGTCACCGATCAGCGCGTGCTACGTCATGCCCGTGTTGCGGCAGCATTGGGTATGGATGTGATGGTGGTGGGGCGGCAACTTCCCGAAAGTGCGTTGTTGAATGACTACCCGTTCCCCGCTGTTCGGTTCCGGCTTCCCTTCAGGTCGGGGCCTTTGTTTTATGCAGCATATAACTTACGGCTTTTTGTATTTCTGCTTGGGGTGAGGTGTACGCACATCGTTGCGAATGATCTGGATACGCTTCCTGCGGCGTACCTGGCAGCCGGTTTGCGCCGGCTCCCGCTTATTTTCGATAGCCATGAATACTTTACCGGGGTGCCCGAGTTGATGGGAAGACGGCTGGTGAGAAGCATCTGGAAAGGATTTGAAAAATGGCTGGTGCCGAAGGTAAAGTACCGGGTTACCGTGAATGATTCCATCGCGGCGCTCTTTGAAAAGGAATACGGGTTAAAGTTCGAAGTGGTCAGAAACATCGGGGAACAGAAAACCGGCGTGGTGCATGCCGGTAGGAATGAACTGGGATTGCCTTCGGACAAAAAGATCATCATCCTGCAAGGATCCTGGATCAATGTAGACCGCGGCGCGGAGGAAGCGATTGAAGCTGTCGTTCGCCTGGAAGGCGCGCTTCTTCTTATCATTGGAGGAGGTGATGTGTTCCCATTGCTCCGGAAGCGGGCTTCAGAACATGATTGTGCCGGAAAGGTGAAGATCATGGACAAGATGCCATCCGAACGCTTGCGCCAATATACCGCCCATGCCGACCTGGGCCTGACGCTCGACAAAGACAGCAACATCAATTATCGTTTCAGTTTACCCAATAAATTGTTCGACTACATCTCGGCCGGGGTGCCGGTGCTCGCAACACCCATGGTGGAGGTGAAGAACATCGTTGAAACATACGGTGTCGGAGAGGTGACCGCATCCCTTGAACCGGAATTGCTGGCGGAACAGATTCGCAACATGCTGAACGATGAGAACAAAAGGCATGCGTGGAAGTCCAACCTGAAAAAGGCAGCATCCCAGCTTACCTGGGAGCAGGAAAAAAAGAAGTGGGAAGCGGTATTGAATGCCGCCGTCAAAACTTAACGGACCGCACCCAGCATACATCCCAGCTTATACAGGTCGAAATAAAACAAGCTCGGGTTGGATGAGAGCAGGTTCTTTTCCAGCCAGGGCATTTTGATTCGCATTACTTGTCTAATGAGCCCCCGGAGCCTCCACCTCTTAAGTTTTCGATAGGTTGCCAGCAATTGAATGTGCCGGTCATCCACGCCCATGGCATCCAGTCGCAACAAGTTTTGTACGCCTTCTCTTGTTTTCTGAAGAAAGGATGCGGCGGTTTCCAGGCCGATGTGTACCAACGGATTGTTGATGTGTTCGATGGGTATGCCAGCAGCTTCCAGTTCCAATCCCCACAAAGTATCTTCGTGTCCGTATCCTTTCAGTGTTTCCGACAATGGGTGGTTCAGCACCACCTGGCGCGGAACCAGGATGTTGTTGGTCATGAACTGTTGGTAACCGCTTCTTCCCTCTGCAGGGATGGCTTCTCGGTTGCTTCCGTACAACCAATGTAACATGAGTTGCTTGTTGTCGGGTGGGGATGCCTGGTAAGACCTGCCTCCATATACCACCATGTCTTTGTTCAGGAAAGGGACATAGCGTTCGATGAACCGGCCGTCGGGAAGGGCGGCATCACAATCGAGCAGTAAAACATGATCATATCCGGCTTCTTGCGCCAGGCGATTGCGGATGGCACTCCTTCCTATGTTTTCCGGTAAAGCCAGGTAATGAGCATGCGGCAGATCGTTGCAAACGGTGGCATTGTGTTCGAAACCCGGTCCGGATCCATCGTCCATGCACAGCACCTCGAAGGGGATTCCTGATGAAGTGGCCTGTTCGTGCAGTTCGCGGATCAGGGCTCCTGCATCAAACCTGTATATGGGAACCAGGATCGAAAGCATGGCCGTGTAGGTCAGGCGTTGGTGGTGGCTTGCTCAAATACTTTGCCGTCATCACAAACAACGGTTCGTGACGGGAATTTTTCCATCAGGGAATAATCGTGGGTTGCCATAAGCACGGCCCTTCCCGATGTGCTGATTTCTTTCATGAGTTTCAGGATGTCCTCTGAAGTGGCCGGGTCAAGGTTACCTGTGGGTTCGTCAGCAAGGATAACGTCAGGGTCATTGAGCAGCGCCCTGGCGATGGATACCCGTTGCTGTTCGCCGCCGGAAAGTTGGTGGGGGAACTTGAATCCTTTGGTGCCCATGCCTACTTTCTGCAACACATCTTCTACGCGGGCATCCATGTCGTGCTTCTTATGCCATCCGGTGGCTTTCAGTACGAAGAGCAGGTTGTCTTTGACAGACCGGTCCGACAGGAGTTGGAAATCCTGAAAGATAATGCCCAGCTTGCGTCTGAGGTGGGGAATCTTGCGCCGTTTGATTTTTTGCAGGGTGTATCCGGCGATATCAATCTCTCCTTCTTCAAAGTGAAGATCGCAGTAAAGGGCGCGCAGCAACGAACTTTTTCCGCTGCCTGTCTTACCGATCAGGTAAACGAATTCACCTTTGTTGATTTGAAGATTCACATCCGACAACACCAGGTGTTTGTTCTGGTAAACGGAGGCTTGTCTGATGGAAATGATGGTGTCTAGGCCCATGTATTATGCCGGGTTTTCTGATGTGTTATCGGGAAGCACCAGGCGTTGGATCTTACCGAATGGAAGCTCGGCAATAATACGCTGGATAACGGCTTCTGCGTATGAAAGTCCACATTTTTCCAATGCCTTTTCAGGCCTGTCAACCCTGAAGTACGCCTTCAGGGTGAAGTCGTCTTCGCGGATCTGCACATAATCGGGAATGCGTGCCTTGCCCTTGATCTTCAGAATATACATGACCACAAAGTTAGAAAATACGCATGAGAAACGTTGCCGCCCGTAAAAACACGGGAAGGAATCCTTTTAACAATAGTGCGTTAATAACTTCCGTTTCAAATTCCGGGTCGGGGAGGGTCCCATGTATACCTTTATATTTTGATGAACATTGCTTTGTTGAAGCGGTTGAAATACCTCCTTTTGGTGATGTTCGCGGTGATGTTTTCGGGGATGGCTATGGCCCAGAAAACGGAAATGCCCCGCGATCCGCGTCGCTTTTTCCGCGAAGGTCTTACCTTGTTTGAAAAAGAAAAGTATGGTGCGGCCCAGGAGGCTTTCACAAGGGCCATTGCCATGGCTTCCAGTCCCTACGATGAGATCGCCGCGGAATCTGAGTACTACTATGCGTTGTGTGCGATAGAGTTATTCAACAAGGATGCCGAGGCCAGGATTACCCAATTTGCATACAAGCATTCCGAGCACCCCAAGGCAGCGAAGGTGCCGTTTGAGTTGGCACTGTACCACTTCCGGAATAAGAACTACCGGAAAGCAGCTCAGTATTTCGAGCAATGCGATGTGTATGATCTCACGGATGATGAAGTGGGGGAATATTATTTTAAAAACGGCTATAGCCTGTTTGCGAAAGAGCACTTCGATGAAGCGTCGCGGAATTTCTTTCAGGTAAAGAACAGCGGGTCGGTTTATGCCCCGCTGGCCAAATACTACCATGCGCACATCGCTTATACGCAGGGCAACAATGAGACGGCCCTGGAAGAATTCATGGAGCTTCGCGACGACCCCAATTTTGCGCCCGTGGTTCCCTATTATATCAGTCAGATTTACTACCTGCAAAGGCGCAACGAAGAACTGATTGCATACGCAACCCCGTTGCTTGATTCGGTGATCCCCAAGCGGGAAGCGGAGATTGCCCGGCTGTTGGGTGAAGCATACTACCGCACAGGCCGCTTCAAGGAAGCTGTGCCGTACCTTGAAAAGTTCCAGGAGAAAAGTTATTTCGCAAGCCGGGAAGATCTGTACCAACTCGGGTATGCCTACTACAAAAGCATGCAATGGGAACCCGCGGTGAACGCTTTCAAACAGATCGTGTCCGTCAACGATTCCCTTACCCAGTATGCCTATTACCACCTGGGTGATGCGTATTACAAGTCCGACCAGAAGACCTATGCACAGAATGCTTTTGCAGCGGCTTCCCGCATGAACTATGATCCGGATGTAACGGAGAATGCATTGTACAACTACGCAAAACTTTCCTACGAGCTTTCTTATAACCCTTACAACCGGGCCATTTATGCCTTCCGTGATTACCTGAACAAATACCCCAAATCTTCCCACAAAGAAGAGGTGTACCAATACCTGATGAGCATCTTCTTCACTACCCATAACTACAAGGGAGCGTTGGAAGTTCTGGAGTCGATGAGCAGCATGGATGCCAAACAGAAAGCGGCTTACCAGGAAGTAGCTTATTACCGTGGACTCGAACTATACGGAACCAAAAGATATCCCGAAGCCATCGCTCATTTTCAGAAGTCGCTCACCCAACCCATCAACCGGAAAACAGAGGCGTTATCACATTTCTGGATGGGCGAATCATGGTATAAACGCGGTGGGTACAATGAGGCATTGAAGGAATATGAGCAGTTCACCCTGGTGCCGGGGGCATTCAACCTGGAGGAATATCCCGTGTCTTATTATGGCAGCGCATATGCTTTTTATAAGCAGCAGAATTATGCAGAGGCCATTACCTGGTTCAGGCGATTTGTGGATGACAACCGGGTGAAAAGCAAGCCGAGATTGAATGATGCCTTTTTACGCATTGCTGACGGATATTACCTGAACAAAGATTTCTACAATGCACTTGAATATTATGGTAAAGCCATCGGGGTGGGGGCCAATGATGTTGACTATGCCATGTACCAGAAATCAATGGTGCTGGGTGTGCTGAGTAAGTACCAGGAGAAGATACAGATCCTCGAGCAAATGCTGTCCAAATATCCGAAGTCGGGTTTTGCAGCGGCAGCGGCTTACGAACTGGCCAACACCTATCAAACCATGAATCGGGTGGATGATGCACTCGCGCAATATAAAAAGGTAGAATCGGATTACCCCGGCAGTGTGTATGTAAAAGATGCCATCCTGAAGGGCGGACTGATGCAGTTGCAGTCAGGAAAGGTCACCGAGGCGCAAAATGCTTTCGAGAAAGTGGCCACCGAACATTACGGATCGGATGCCGCCCGTCAGGCCCTGAAAGATCTCCAGGATATTTACATCGAACGCGGCAACGTGGATGATTTTTTCGATTGGTTGAAGGAACATTTACCTGGTACTTCACTTGAGGAAGTGTCTCAGGATTCCATCCTTTACCTCGCTGCAGAGAACAAGTACATGAAGAGCGATTGCGCCGGCGCCATGCAGGATTTCAGTTCCTATCTGCAGCGCTTCCCTGAAGGTATATTCAGTGTGAATGCCCAGTTCTACAGAGCGGAATGCCTCAATTTCATCGAGGATTTTGACAAGGCACGGGCCGGATATAAATACGTGATCGGTCGTCCGAAAAATGTCTTCACGGAAAAATCTCTCAGGTCCCTGGCAGATATCGAATTCCAGCAAAAGAAGTTTGATCAGGCGTTGGATTACTATCGCCAGCTGGAAAAAATAGCGGAATCACAGGCCAACAGGCAAAGTGCGCTGGTTGGGCAAATGCGCTCGTTGGCACGACTGGATCAACCCGCTGCATTGATCGAAGCGGCTCAACGTGTGCTGGCCATGGAAAAACAGGATGTCGGACTCACCGTGGAAGCCCACCTGATGATGGCGGATGGGTTCTACGTGCAGAATGAACTTGACAAAGCATACGATGAGTATGACTGGGTGGTGAAGAAAGGCAAGAGCGCTTCGGCAGCAAAGGCACTTTACCAGATGGCCCTGATCAAACACACCCGACAGGATTATAAAGCATCCGAAACCCTCATCTTCCAACTGATCGGGGATCTGACCTCCTACGACGAATGGGTAACAAAGTCATTGTTGCTGCTGGCAGAGAATTATTACCAGCAAGGTGACATGTTCCAGGCCAAGTACACCCTGCAAAGCATTATTGACGACTACAAAGGCACTGAATTGAGAGAAAAGGCGATCCAGCGACTCCAGCAACTGGAGGAAGAGGAAAAGGCCGGAAAAGTCAAGAAAGAGAAAGAGGAACTGGAAATAGAACTTGACCCCAACGCGAACCCGCCGGCTGATAACACCGCACCCAATGAGGAGGATCACAAGGATGAGTAAAGCCTGGAGATATATACCCACCCTGGTGATGGTGGTATGTGTCGGAAGCTCGGTACGGGCACAGGATAAAGACCTGAAGCCCGTGGAGATCGTGGTTCAAACCAGCTTTAAACCGGCGGTGACTGAAGCTGTGCGTTTGATGGACGAACCGCAGATTCCGGACACCACCCTGCCGACCCCGAAACTGGAATACGAAGTGCTGCCGCGTCAGGTGGCTACGGATTATGCACCGGAACCGATCACTGCAGCCAAGTTCAAGGGAGAAAAACTACCTCGTTTGTATAGGGGGTATTTTCAGGGCGGCGTGGGAAATTACACCACTCCGTATGCCGAATTGTACCTGAATTCCATCCGCAACAAGAAATACTCACAGGGGCTTCATCTGAAGCACATGTCATCAGCGGGAAATTTGCTGGACTATGGATACAGCGGCTTTAGCGACAACCTCGCTACGGTGTATGGTAAACAATTCTTGTCCACATTCACACTGAATGAGTCCCTGAACTGGAACAGGCAGGTGGTCCATTATTACGGGTTTAACGACCTGGATACCCTGATCCCTTACTACCATATTCCGGTTGAAAAGAATGACATCAAGCAGCGGTTTGTCGGATTGGATGGAAACATAGGTTTTCTGAGCCAGCAGGTGGATACCGGTAAGATGCACCTGCACGGCGATTTGGGTTTCAGAAGGTTTGAGGATCTGTACGGGACGGGTGAAAGTCACTTGCGCATTCAGGGAGGGATGGAGCAAGCCTTCCACACGGAATTCCTGCAGATTGATTTGCGCACGGATTATTACCGGCAGGCGTTGGTGCAGGATACGGCATCCGCCATCATCCTGAACCTGAACCCGCGGATCAGCACCCGGCGCGAGAAATGGTACTTTACGTTGGGCCTGAACCTCTTCCTTGAGTCAGATAGTCTGCGGGAAATCACTTTCTTCCCGGATGTGCAACTGGGCTTTCACTTGATACCAAAGGTTCTTACCGCTTACGTGCAGGGCATCGGGGATGTGGAACGGAACGACCTGGGAAGGCTCGCCGAAGCCAATCCGTTTATTTCCACGGATAGCCGGGATTTCCTGATGAAGAACCGGCGGGAGTTGAAGGTCAGGGGCGGATTAAGAGGTGCATTGAGCCAACACACGGCTTTCCATGTGAACTACAGCCTGAGCAACATCGAGAACGAGTTGTTCTTTATTCAAGATCCTGATCTGGTGCTTTACAACAAGTTCCTGCCCGTTTATGACGGACTCATGGCGCATACGTTCCGGGGCGAAGTTTCCTTTGATGATCAGCGCAAGATCAGGGTCACTGCATCGGCCCAATATGCCACCTACGAAACCGACTCCATCCGGTCCGCCTGGTACCGTCCGCAGATGAAGGGAGGATTGTCGGCCAGGTACAACATGCAGAACAAGATCCTGCTTCAACTGGATGCCTTCTATGTGGGCAAACGGCCTTTCCTTGATCCGGAAAACCCGGTGGTGAAAACAGACCCTTACCTGAAGGGTTATCTTGATCTCAATCTGAGGGTTGAATACCGCTACTCCAAGATCCTCTCCGCTTTTGTGAGGTTGCAGAACCTGACAGGCAAGCGTTACATGGTCTGGAACAACTACCCATCACAGCGTATTCAGCTGCTGGCAGGCTTCAGTTATTCCTTCTGGGGTCAGTAAGTCTCCGTGTTAATTAAATGTTGAAAAAAAGCAACCGTTATGCGCCGTTGAAGGCGGCCCGGGAAGCCAAAAATGCTATCTTTGCCTAGCCCCCGGAAAAACTGGGGTTTCGGCAGATTTTTCGCGTCAAAAAAGCAACGGGAAATGACTTTCGGAATCCGGTAAAATCCTTAGCGTTCAGAATGGATTGTCAGCGCAGGTATGGCCGCGGGTGAGTGTTCGTATTATACTTAGAAGAAATGGAAACGAAAATGGCGCAGGAAAAAGATTATTCAGCTTCCAGTATACAGGTGTTGGAAGGCCTTGAGGCCGTGCGTAAGCGTCCGGCGATGTACATCGGTGATGTGTCTTCGAAGGGCTTGCATCATCTGGTATATGAGGTGGTGGATAATTCGATTGATGAAGCGCTGGCGGGGTATTGCCGGAACATTGAGGTATTCATCAACCCGGATCAGTCGATCACCGTGAACGATGACGGTCGAGGTATTCCCACCGAGATGCACGAGAAGGAGAAGAAATCGGCGCTGGAAGTGGTGATGACGGTCCTCCACGCAGGAGGTAAGTTCGATAAGGACACTTATAAGGTGTCGGGCGGTTTGCACGGTGTGGGTGTTTCCTGTGTGAACGCCCTTTCTACACATGTAACCGTGGAAGTGCATCGCAAAGGCAAGGTCTTCCAGCAGGAATACGAAAAGGGAAAGCCGCTCTATCCTGTGAAGGAAGTGGGTACCACCGATCGTACGGGCACCCGTACCACGTTCCTTCCCGATGCATCGATTTTCACCACGACCGAATATCAATATGATACTTTATCGGCGCGCCTCAGGGAACTGGCCTTTCTGAACAAAGGCATTCATCTGACCCTGACGGATCTGCGCCCGAATGAACAGGGAGAGCAACGCAAAGATGAGTTCTTCTCCGAAGGTGGTCTCCGGGAATTCGTAGAGTTTCTGGATGCCACACGGGAAAAGCTGATCCCCGAGCCCATTTACATGGAAGGCGAAAAAAACGGAACCCCCGTGGAAGTTGCCATGCTCTACAACAGCACATTCTCCGAGAACGTCCATTCGTACGTCAACAACATCAATACACATGAGGGCGGTACACACCTGGCGGGTTTCCGTCGTGCGCTCACCCGCACCCTCAAGGGATATGCAGAGAAATCAGGCATGCTGGCCAAGCTGAAATTCGAGATCAGCGGAGATGATTTCCGTGAAGGACTCACCGCCGTTATCTCAGTGAAGGTGGCGGAGCCCCAGTTCGAAGGACAAACCAAAACCAAGCTGGGAAACAATGAGGTGACCGGTGCTGTGGATGTGGCTGTGGGTGAAATGCTCACCAATTACCTGGAAGAACATCCGAAGGAAGCCAAAACCATTGTTCAGAAAGTGATCCTGGCTGCACAGGCCCGTCATGCCGCTCGCAAGGCCCGTGAAATGGTGCAACGCAAAAGCGTGCTCACCGGCACAGGTCTCCCGGGTAAGTTATCGGATTGCAGTGAAACAGATCCGCACCAATGTGAAATATTCCTGGTTGAGGGAGACTCGGCAGGTGGTACGGCCAAGCAAGGTCGTGACCGCAGGTACCAGGCCATCCTACCCTTGAGGGGTAAGATCCTGAACGTGGAGAAGGCCATGGGACACAGGATCTACGAAAACGAGGAAATCAAAAACATCTACACGGCACTGGGAGTTACACAGGGAACGGAAGAAGATGAACGCGCCCTGAATACCGAAAAGCTTCGTTACCACAAGATCGTGATCATGACGGATGCCGACGTGGATGGCAGCCATATCACCACCCTGATTCTTACCTTCTTCTTCCGTTATATGAAGGAGT encodes the following:
- the gyrB gene encoding DNA topoisomerase (ATP-hydrolyzing) subunit B, producing the protein MAQEKDYSASSIQVLEGLEAVRKRPAMYIGDVSSKGLHHLVYEVVDNSIDEALAGYCRNIEVFINPDQSITVNDDGRGIPTEMHEKEKKSALEVVMTVLHAGGKFDKDTYKVSGGLHGVGVSCVNALSTHVTVEVHRKGKVFQQEYEKGKPLYPVKEVGTTDRTGTRTTFLPDASIFTTTEYQYDTLSARLRELAFLNKGIHLTLTDLRPNEQGEQRKDEFFSEGGLREFVEFLDATREKLIPEPIYMEGEKNGTPVEVAMLYNSTFSENVHSYVNNINTHEGGTHLAGFRRALTRTLKGYAEKSGMLAKLKFEISGDDFREGLTAVISVKVAEPQFEGQTKTKLGNNEVTGAVDVAVGEMLTNYLEEHPKEAKTIVQKVILAAQARHAARKAREMVQRKSVLTGTGLPGKLSDCSETDPHQCEIFLVEGDSAGGTAKQGRDRRYQAILPLRGKILNVEKAMGHRIYENEEIKNIYTALGVTQGTEEDERALNTEKLRYHKIVIMTDADVDGSHITTLILTFFFRYMKELVETGNIYIATPPLYLVKKGRDERYCWNDADRDVAIKEFAKEGKESSVNVQRYKGLGEMNAEQLWSTTMNPETRTLRQVTIESAAEADRIFSMLMGDDVPPRREFIEKNAKYAKIDA